Part of the Balneolaceae bacterium genome is shown below.
CAAAATGATCGAGAACATTACTTTCGCCAAAGCGTTTGGCGGCAGCCTCTTTCAGGATCTCCATCACTTCCTGTGTTTCTGTAGCAAGCATGGTAGTTTGATTGATGACGCCAAAGTACTCAAGATCTACCAGCGGATTGAATCCATCGGTGCTCTTATGCCCGAAATGAGTTTCAAAATCTTCAAGAGGCCTCTTTTCTGTCATGATATCTGCAAGGATTTGGGCTTCTTCCGGATTTAAAACAATCACCACGGGGGAGTGATTTGCACTGTGAGAAAATGTTGCCCGTGTCTCTTCGTGCCGATGTTTTCCGTGAACTACCAGGCTGTAACCTTTTTTACCAAGCTGGCTTCCCCGATTCCAAACTTTTTCTACAAACGGGCAGGTGGTGTTGTATTCATACGGATCAATACCTTGCTTTTTTAGCTTCTCCTGGATTTCGAGTGTGGTTCCAAAAGCCGGCACGATTACAATATCATCCGAGTCGAGTGACTCTATTGGGATATTTTCTGATCCGTCTGTTTCAAAAAGAAACTTTACACCTTTTTCCTGAAGGTCTTCATTTACGGTGGGATTGTGAATCATTTCACTTAGAAGATAGATCTCCTGATCAGGATTTTGTTCAACCGTTTTATAGGCGATATCGATAGCATTTTCCACACCGTAGCAAAACCCAAAATGCCTGGGGATCAAAAAAGAAACCGGGCCAAAATTAAGAGTTGTTGGAGTGAGATCTTTTTTCCGGGGGTCGGTAATTTTGTTAGCCTCCTTCACCTTTCGGATCACAGGAGATTGGTACATTACAGGGATGTCGAATTTTTTGCGTGCCATGAAATGAATTTAATCAAAGGTGGTTTAATTCCCCGACCCTCTGGGTCGGAAAAAAGATAAAAGTCCCCCTTCGAAGGGGGAAGCGAACGGAGTGAGCTGGGGGATGATGTTCTGAGTTTTGAATTGACCAAGTCTTGGTTCTGAAGCATAAATGATCATCCCCCATTGCCCCCTTCGAAGGGGGACACTTCACAATAAGTGCATAAATTGTTAAAAAAATTTGGATTATAAGTTGATACCTCGTAGGCTCTGCCCCGAGGTAGTTCATTCTTTGTCAGATTAACGAGTAAAGATAAGGAATGTTTGGAAGTAACATAGCTGAGCGGGGAAAGATTCAGCGATGAATGAATTCAATTTGAGTCCTATTGAAATCTTAAGATTCAAGACTCCGTTCTACTTTCCCACAAAGAACACGGCATTAGCAATCAACAGTTTTCCATTTTCCCAAAAACCACGATAGAGCGGATTGTCGATAAAATAGACCACCTGTCCTGAACCGTGTGGCTGAACTCCAAAAGAGAGCGTGTTTTCAAGATCCTGTTGTGCCTTGTAACCCGCAAATCCACTCATGTTTGCATCACGCGATTGAACAGCTCCTACGTTCCATCCGGAATCCAGATATTCAAACGTGTCTTCACCTGTTTTTAAAGAGTAGTAGGTATCACTATAGCCGTATGCCAGCGGATGGGTATTGTCAACGGAAACTTTAAAGATAGACCCGGGTACATTTGAGCTGACCCGGTTTCGGTCACGGTTTTCATACGGCTGAAGATTATCTTCATGGGTGGGTGCATCTTCATTAATGACTTTCCGCTGAAGCTGAAACCCGTCTCTTCCTGCTAATATTCGATTGGTTTGTCCAAAGCTGATTAGCGTACCGCCATTGCTGGTCCAGGAACTGATTTTTTCAATTGCCTGATCCGTTAAAACATCTGTGTAATAACCAGATGGGAGAATCAGAACGTTGAATGAGTTGAGGTCTGCCCTCATCAGATGATCGGTATGAATCAGAGTGGCAGGATAGTCGATCTGCTGATCAAAAAAGTGCCAGATTTCGCCTGCATTCAAAGAGGATGTACCTTCACCGATCAAAAGTGCCACTTGTGGTTTCTCAATGAATTCAACATTATCTGAGCCAATATCAGATCCACTCGATACATAGCCTGTCGGTGAACCGTATATGGTTCGCTGATATTTTTCAGCAGCATCAACAACAATTTCATCAAATGAACCTCCAAGCTGCCGGTTGTTATTTCTTGTGATGATCAATGAACCTTTTTTATAGGAGTTTCCATCAATCACAAAATCCACTTTCGAAAAGCGACTTTTCACACCTTTTTTAGTGATATCAGCCAGAAACCGGGCATCATTCAATGAGTTCCACTCCAGGATATATGCGTATGGATTTTCAGTACCGGTAATTTCGGCCGATCTGAAGTTATCGGCAGAGATCTTCATTTCCGGGTTGATTCGGTTTTCCAGGGCATATCCCTCCAGGCCAAAACGGTAATGCGCTTCCCAGGCGGTAATGTCATAGGTAAGCGAATCGGAAAGCTCAGGATTCGGCTCAAACAATACACGCACAAAGTTTCCCTGCGGCTGATAGGCACTAACAATAATATCATTTTCAGAAATAGAAACTCGTTCCGTTTCGCCGGTTGAATAATCGTATCCATCCACTGTTCGATCTTCACCGGCAGTGCCGTATGTGATCTGATTCCGATCCAATTCAGAGAGCAGATGATAGATTTTGTCCGGGTTATTGTCCGCTTTAATTACGAATGTTTTGTATTGACCGCCCGGATTTTCCCTGGCTTCAGTAAAATAATTCTGGA
Proteins encoded:
- a CDS encoding M14 family metallopeptidase, coding for MKTKVLLLSSLFLSFLYITPAFAQLQSPDEFLGYEIGDRWTPHHKVLDYVTHVAEESGYATIQKYGETYEHRDLVYLVITTPENHKNLEEIRLNNLRMTGLEGGETTSNKKAIVWLSYNVHGNETSSSEAAMKTLYELVQPRNYESKSWLENTVVIMDPMVNPDGRDRYVHWYKQIAGEEPDAKFVAREHHEPWPGGRSNHYLFDLNRDWAWQVQKETQQRFKIYKQWYPHIHVDYHEQGYNDPYYFAPAAEPFHQVITDWQREFQTTIGENHIKYFDEEGWFYFTKEQFDLFYPGYGDTWPTFHGAIGMTYEQAGGGRAGLKIHKEEGDTLTLKDRLLHHYTTGMSTVEIASENADRLIDEFQNYFTEARENPGGQYKTFVIKADNNPDKIYHLLSELDRNQITYGTAGEDRTVDGYDYSTGETERVSISENDIIVSAYQPQGNFVRVLFEPNPELSDSLTYDITAWEAHYRFGLEGYALENRINPEMKISADNFRSAEITGTENPYAYILEWNSLNDARFLADITKKGVKSRFSKVDFVIDGNSYKKGSLIITRNNNRQLGGSFDEIVVDAAEKYQRTIYGSPTGYVSSGSDIGSDNVEFIEKPQVALLIGEGTSSLNAGEIWHFFDQQIDYPATLIHTDHLMRADLNSFNVLILPSGYYTDVLTDQAIEKISSWTSNGGTLISFGQTNRILAGRDGFQLQRKVINEDAPTHEDNLQPYENRDRNRVSSNVPGSIFKVSVDNTHPLAYGYSDTYYSLKTGEDTFEYLDSGWNVGAVQSRDANMSGFAGYKAQQDLENTLSFGVQPHGSGQVVYFIDNPLYRGFWENGKLLIANAVFFVGK
- a CDS encoding 4-hydroxy-3-methylbut-2-enyl diphosphate reductase, with protein sequence MARKKFDIPVMYQSPVIRKVKEANKITDPRKKDLTPTTLNFGPVSFLIPRHFGFCYGVENAIDIAYKTVEQNPDQEIYLLSEMIHNPTVNEDLQEKGVKFLFETDGSENIPIESLDSDDIVIVPAFGTTLEIQEKLKKQGIDPYEYNTTCPFVEKVWNRGSQLGKKGYSLVVHGKHRHEETRATFSHSANHSPVVIVLNPEEAQILADIMTEKRPLEDFETHFGHKSTDGFNPLVDLEYFGVINQTTMLATETQEVMEILKEAAAKRFGESNVLDHFADTSDTLCYATNENQSATYALAKAEPDLAIVVGGYNSSNTMHLVEILEDHCPTYHIRDASEFESPERIRHFNQWKKEMLVTNNWLPVDQPTLRIALTSGASCPDVLVDEVLLELLEFFPNARSIEDVLSPFDETVEAEN